In one window of Brassica rapa cultivar Chiifu-401-42 chromosome A07, CAAS_Brap_v3.01, whole genome shotgun sequence DNA:
- the LOC103850261 gene encoding protein LITTLE ZIPPER 3-like, which produces MERLNSKLYVENCYIMRENERLRKKAELLNQENQQLLFQLKQKLSKTKKNPNGSNNDKNLCSSSSASGQS; this is translated from the coding sequence ATGGAGAGGCTAAACTCGAAGCTATACGTGGAGAACTGTTACATAATGAGAGAGAATGAGAGGCTACGGAAGAAAGCTGAGCTTCTGAATCAAGAGAACCAACAGCTTTTGTTTCAACTCAAACAGAAACTCTCCAAAACTAAGAAGAACCCTAATGGATCAAACAATGACAAGAATCTTTGCTCATCAAGCTCTGCTTCTGGACAATCCTGA
- the LOC103850262 gene encoding zinc finger A20 and AN1 domain-containing stress-associated protein 6, with amino-acid sequence MAEEHRCQTPEGHRLCANNCGFLGSSATMNLCSNCYGDLCLKQQQASMKSTVESSLSAVSPPSSEIGSMQSTVESSLSDVSPPSPETISISSPMIQPLVRNPSAELEVTATKTVTPPPEQQQKRPNRCTTCRKRVGLTGFKCRCGTTFCGAHRYPEVHGCTFDFKSAGREEIAKANPLVKAAKLQKI; translated from the coding sequence ATGGCGGAAGAGCATCGATGTCAGACGCCGGAAGGCCACCGTCTCTGTGCTAACAACTGCGGCTTCCTCGGCAGCTCCGCCACCATGAATCTATGCTCCAACTGCTACGGCGATCTCTGCCTTAAGCAACAGCAAGCTTCCATGAAATCCACCGTCGAATCCTCTCTCTCCGCCGTATCTCCTCCGTCGTCAGAGATCGGCTCTATGCAATCCACCGTTGAATCCTCTCTCTCCGACGTATCTCCTCCATCACCGGAGACCATTTCCATCTCCTCTCCAATGATCCAGCCTCTCGTTCGAAACCCATCAGCTGAATTGGAGGTAACGGCGACGAAGACGGTGACTCCGCCGCCGGAGCAGCAGCAGAAACGGCCGAATCGGTGCACGACGTGTAGGAAACGGGTCGGGTTGACCGGGTTCAAGTGCCGGTGCGGGACGACTTTTTGCGGGGCTCACAGGTACCCGGAGGTCCATGGATGCACCTTCGATTTCAAATCGGCCGGTCGCGAAGAGATCGCCAAGGCGAACCCGCTCGTCAAAGCGGCGAAGCTTCAGAAGATTTGA
- the LOC103850263 gene encoding purple acid phosphatase 21 produces the protein MKIFDLFLSFSIFFLSPFVSQAYNHDSNYTRPPPRADFIVSHGHPNFYPQQVHVSLAGKDHMRVTYITDDVNVASMVEYGKSPKKYDRKTIGESTSYRFFFYSSGKIHHVKIGPLQPSTTYYYRCGGHGKEFSFRTPPSTFPVEFAVAGDLGQTEWTVKTLDQITKRDFDVFLLPGDLSYADNHQPLWDSFGRLLENLASTRPWMVTEGNHEIESARIIEEHISFKAYNARWLMPHAESLSHSNLYYSFDAASVHIVMIGSYTQYDSHSEQYRWLREDLRKIDRKRTPWLVAVMHTPWYSTNKAHEGEGEKMRKAMEGLLYRAQADVVFAGHIHTYERFRSVYNHKADPCGPMHITIGDGGNREGLAYTFHNPRSPLSAFRESSFGHGRLRVIDKKRAHWSWHRNNDNFSVIADEVWFESTSSSAHCILNRFRNEL, from the exons ATGAAAATCTTTGATCTCTTTCTTAGCTTCAgtatcttcttcctctctccGTTTGTATCTCAAGCATATAATCATGATTCGAATTACACCCGCCCACCGCCTCGTGCAGACTTCATCGTCTCTCACGGCCATCCAAACTTCTATCCTCAACAG GTGCATGTATCATTGGCGGGTAAGGATCACATGAGAGTAACATACATAACGGACGACGTGAACGTTGCATCGATGGTGGAGTACGGTAAAAGCCCAAAAAAGTACGACAGAAAAACAATTGGAGAATCCACTTCATATAGATTCTTCTTCTACAGCTCCGGCAAGATCCACCATGTCAAGATTGGTCCTCTTCAGCCAAGCACCACTTACTATTACCGCTGCGGTGGCCATGGTAAAGAGTTTTCTTTCAGAACTCCTCCGTCCACTTTTCCAGTCGAGTTTGCCGTTGCTG GTGACCTTGGGCAAACTGAGTGGACGGTGAAAACATTAGATCAGATTACAAAACGGGACTTCGATGTCTTCCTACTTCCCGGTGACCTCTCCTACGCAGACAACCACCAGCCACTATGGGACTCTTTTGGCCGTCTCCTGGAGAACCTGGCTAGTACTCGTCCATGGATGGTCACAGAGGGAAACCACGAGATCGAGTCTGCCCGGATCATTGAAGAACACATAAGCTTTAAAGCATACAATGCCCGATGGCTTATGCCTCACGCCGAAAGCCTCTCTCACTCCAACCTTTACTACTCTTTTGATGCAGCCAGTGTCCACATTGTTATGATTGGTTCTTACACCCAGTATGACTCCCACTCTGAACAGTACCGGTGGCTCCGTGAAGATTTAAGAAAG ATTGACCGTAAAAGAACGCCGTGGTTGGTGGCGGTGATGCACACGCCATGGTACAGTACAAACAAGGCGCATGAAGGTGAAGGGGAGAAAATGAGAAAGGCCATGGAGGGTTTGCTTTATCGTGCTCAAGCCGACGTTGTTTTTGCTGGCCACATTCATACCTACGAACGTTTC AGGTCGGTATACAACCACAAGGCCGACCCATGTGGACCAATGCACATAACCATCGGTGACGGTGGCAATCGAGAAGGGCTGGCTTATAC GTTTCATAACCCTCGTTCACCGTTGTCGGCATTCCGTGAATCGAGTTTTGGACATGGGAGATTGAGAGTTATAGACAAGAAACGAGCACATTGGTCGTGGCATAGAAACAACGACAACTTCTCAGTTATTGCGGATGAAGTATGGTTCGAAAGCACGTCGTCATCAGCACATTGTATTCTTAATCGCTTTAGAAATGAACTCTAA
- the LOC103850264 gene encoding vacuolar-sorting receptor 1 → MNQEKLGFFTLSFLLILSPALCRFVVEKNNLKVTSPDSIKGIYECAIGNFGVPQYGGTLVGTVAYPRSNQKACKSYNDFDISFKSKPGGLPTFVLIDRGDCFFTLKAWIAQQAGAAAILVADNKAEPLITMDTPEEDKSDADYLQNITIPSALITKSLGDSIKSALSGGDMVNMKLDWTESVPHPDERVEYELWTNSNDQCGKKCDTQIEFLKNFKGAAQILEKGGHTQFTPHYITWYCPEAFTLSKQCKSQCINHGRYCAPDPEQDFTKGYDGKDVVVQNLRQACVYRVMNETGKPWVWWDYVTDFAIRCPMKDKKYTKECADEIIKSLDIDLKKVDKCIGDPDADVENPVLKAEQESQIGKGSRGDVTILPTLVVNNRQYRGKLEKGAVLKAMCSGFEESTEPAICLTEDLNTNECLENNGGCWQDKAANITACRDTFRGRLCECPTVQGVKFSGDGYTHCKASGALHCGINNGGCWRETRGSYTYSACVDDHSNGCKCPLGFKGDGVKSCEDVDECKEKKVCQCPECKCKNTWGSYECSCKNGLLYMREHDTCIGSNKVGTTKLSWSFLWFLIIAVGVAGLSGYAAYKYRIRRYMDAEIRGIMAQYMPLESQPNPRGPHMDI, encoded by the exons ATGAATCAGGAGAAGCTAGGGTTCTTCACCCTCTCGTTTCTTCTGATCCTGAGTCCAGCGCTCTGTAGATTCGTCGTGGAGAAGAACAACCTCAAAGTCACATCACCGGACTCCATCAAAGGTATTTACGAATGTGCCATTGGGAACTTCGGAGTTCCTCAGTACGGTGGTACTTTAGTCGGCACCGTTGCATATCCCAGATCGAATCAGAAAGCTTGTAAAAGCTACAACGATTTCGACATCTCCTTCAAATCTAAGCCCGGGGGCTTACCCACTTTTGTTCTCATCGATCGTGGAG ACTGTTTCTTTACTTTGAAAGCATGGATAGCTCAACAAGCTGGAGCAGCAGCGATTCTTGTTGCTGACAACAAAGCAGAGCCCTTGATCACAATGGATACACCTGAAGAAGATAAATCCGATGCGGATTATCTTCAAAATATTACCATTCCTTCAGCTCTCATCACCAAGTCTTTGGGAGACAGTATAAAGTCTGCTCTCTCCGGTGGGGACATGGTGAACATGAAGCTGGACTGGACTGAGTCTGTTCCTCATCCCGATGAGCGTGTGGAATACGAGCTCTGGACCAACAGCAACGACCAGTGTGGGAAGAAGTGTGATACTCAGATTGAGTTTCTCAAGAATTTCAAAGGAGCTGCTCAGATTCTTGAGAAAGGAGGGCATACTCAGTTCACGCCGCACTACATCACCTGGTACTGCCCTGAGGCTTTTACGCTGAGTAAACAGTGCAAGTCTCAGTGTATCAACCATGGAAGATACTGTGCGCCTGATCCTGAGCAGGATTTTACTAAAGGGTATGATGGGAAAGATGTTGTCGTTCAGAATCTACGCCAGGCTTGCGTGTATAGAGTCATGAACGAGACTGGTAAGCCGTGGGTCTGGTGGGACTATGTGACTGACTTCGCCATCCGGTGTCCGATGAAGGATAAGAAGTACACAAAGGAGTGCGCAGACGAAATTATCAAGTCACTTG ACATTGATCTCAAGAAGGTGGACAAGTGTATCGGAGACCCTGACGCAGATGTGGAGAACCCAGTTCTTAAAGCAGAGCAGGAGTCCCAG ATTGGCAAAGGTTCCCGTGGAGACGTGACTATACTCCCAACTCTTGTCGTGAACAACAGACAATACAGAG GTAAATTGGAAAAAGGGGCTGTGCTGAAAGCTATGTGTTCAGGTTTTGAAGAGTCAACAGAACCAGCTATATGTCTAACTGAAG ATTTAAACACTAATGAATGTTTGGAAAACAATGGTGGGTGCTGGCAAGACAAAGCTGCCAACATAACTGCATGCCGG GATACTTTTAGGGGAAGACTGTGTGAGTGCCCTACTGTTCAAGGTGTTAAATTTTCTGGTGACGGCTACACTCACTGCAAAG CCTCTGGAGCTTTGCATTGTGGCATCAACAATGGAGGATGCTGGAGAGAAACCAGAGGCAGCTACACTTACTCTGCTTGCGTA GATGATCATTCAAATGGTTGCAAATGCCCACTTGGGTTCAAGGGCGATGGAGTAAAGAGCTGTGAAG ATGTGGACGAGTGCAAAGAAAAAAAGGTTTGCCAGTGCCCAGAGTGTAAATGTAAAAACACATGGGGAAGTTATGAATGCAGCTGCAAGAATGGTTTGCTCTACATGCGTGAACACGACACTTGCATTG GTTCAAACAAAGTTGGAACGACAAAGCTCAGCTGGAGCTTTTTGTGGTTTCTTATAATCGCAGTGGGTGTTGCAGGTCTTTCCGGATATGCCGCCTACAAATACAGGATCAGG AGATACATGGATGCGGAAATAAGAGGGATCATGGCACAGTACATGCCTTTGGAAAGCCAGCCCAATCCACGTGGTCCGCATATGGATATATGA
- the LOC103850265 gene encoding IQ domain-containing protein IQM3 produces the protein MQVVAKFDFQSPPFSHAAGEILISPVDRRAESFANFPEALEGACPDSPSSLAAVKVQKVYRSYRTRRRLADSVVVAEELWWQAMDYARLNHSTISFFDYSRPETAVSRWNRVSLNASKVGKGLSIVDKAQKLAFQHWIEAIDPRHRYGHNLHLYYEVWCKADAGQPFFYWLDVGEGKDLDLVECPRSKLKQQCIRYLGPQEREEYEYEIVEGKIVHKLTGQFLHTMHGSEGTKWIFVMSTFKKLYAGLKKKGRFHHSSFLAGGATLAAGRVVVDNGVLKTISAYSGHYKPSDDSLDTFLSFLRENAVNLDGVEVHKASEDSDNYDDYFKSNGDGTKSLKKEEPTPSHAEAETDENGNGTLEEIKRSSYQRTLSGGLESPKADVPQKAILQRINSKKQSKSLQLGHQLMLKWSTGAGPRIGCAADYPVQLRTQALEFVNLSPRNRSSALSPTGRIDV, from the exons ATGCAGGTCGTCGCCAAGTTTGATTTCCAGTCTCCGCCGTTCTCTCACGCCGCCGGAGAGATCCTCATTTCTCCGGTAGACCGCAGAGCAGAATCTTTCGCTAACTTCCCCGAGGCCCTTGAAGGCGCCTGTCCTGACTCGCCTTCTAGCTTGGCGGCGGTGAAAGTGCAGAAGGTTTACAGGAGTTATCGCACGCGCCGGAGACTAGCGGACTCTGTGGTTGTCGCCGAAGAGCTCTG GTGGCAAGCGATGGATTATGCGAGATTAAATCATAGTACGATCTCATTCTTTGATTACTCAAGACCTGAAACTGCAGTTTCCAGGTGGAATCGTGTGAGCTTGAATGCTTCTAAG GTGGGGAAGGGTCTGTCCATAGTCGACAAAGCTCAGAAATTGGCCTTTCAGCATTGGATTGAAGCT ATTGATCCTAGGCACCGGTATGGACACAACCTTCATTTGTACTATGAAGTGTGGTGCAAAGCTGATGCTGGTCAGCCATTTTTCTACTG GTTGGATGTTGGAGAAGGGAAAGATCTGGATCTTGTAGAATGTCCAAGGTCGAAGCTTAAGCAGCAATGCATCAGATATCTTGGACCT CAAGAGAGGGAAGAGTATGAGTATGAGATCGTTGAAGGGAAGATTGTTCACAAGTTAACCGGACAGTTTCTACACACCATGCACGGATCTGAGGGGACAAAGTGGATCTTTGTTATGAGTACTTTCAAGAAACTATATGCCGGTCTG aagaagaaaggaagGTTCCATCACTCAAGCTTTTTGGCCGGAGGAGCAACACTAGCCGCAGGGAGGGTGGTTGTTGACAATGGAGTTCTCAAG ACAATCTCTGCATACAGTGGTCATTACAAGCCATCAGATGATAGCCTTGACACATTTCTCTCGTTTCTCAGAGAGAACGCAGTGAATCTAGACGGTGTTGAG GTGCACAAAGCTAGTGAAGATTCCGACAACTACGATGATTACTTTAAATCCAATGGAGATGGGACCAAGTCTTTAAAGAAAGAGGAGCCAACGCCATCCCACGCAGAGGCTGAAACGGATGAAAACGGCAACGGAACACTTGAGGAGATCAAACGGAGTAGTTACCAGAGAACCCTCTCAGGTGGGCTTGAAAGCCCAAAAGCTGACGTTCCACAGAAAGCAATCTTACAAAGGATCAACTCCAAGAAACAGTCGAAATCTTTACAGTTGGGTCATCAGTTAATGCTGAAATGGTCGACAGGAGCTGGTCCAAGGATCGGTTGTGCAGCTGATTATCCTGTTCAGCTCAGAACACAGGCTTTGGAGTTTGTTAACTTGTCTCCTAGAAACCGGAGCAGCGCACTGTCTCCGACCGGGAGGATTGATGTCTGA